The Macrobrachium nipponense isolate FS-2020 chromosome 1, ASM1510439v2, whole genome shotgun sequence genome includes a window with the following:
- the LOC135218902 gene encoding tigger transposable element-derived protein 1-like, with protein MAPKRHTPSTSSGEPKKKRKMMTVNEKVKLLDMLKAGSSYASVARMYGLNESTVRYIKKDELKICKTASITFSKDTKHVVTRRNKKIVQMENALSVWITDCREKKVSLDTNMIRTKAKTLYDSLVPEGGSNEDDDDGDDDDEDDPAPREKRGFVASKSWFKKFKRRFGLRSVPLFGEATSADQEAAHRYVEDEFSKLIKEGGYIPKQVFNKDETGLFWKRMPSRTFLYKDEVKKPGFKAHKDRVTLLMCGNAAGFMLKASLIYKSLNPRALKNKNKA; from the coding sequence atggctcctaaacgtcatacaccctctacatcctctggtgaacccaagaagaagagaaaaatgatgacggTGAACGAAAAAGTGAAGTTATTGGACATGCTTAAGGCAGGCAGTAGCTATGCGTCTGTTGCCCGCATGTACGGACTGAATGAGTCAACAGTTCGctacataaaaaaagacgaattAAAAATCTGTAAAACTGCCTCAATAACGTTCTCCAAGGACACTAAGCACGTTGTGACTCGTCGTAATAAGAAGATTGTGCAAATGGAGAATGCATTATCAGTGTGGATAACGGACTGTCGGGAAAAGAAGGTTAGTCTCGATACTAACATGATTCGCACAAAAGCCAAAACCCTTTATGATAGCCTCGTTCCTGAAGGGGGATCAAACGAAGATGACGATGATGGTGATGACGACGATGAAGATGATCCTGCCCCACGAGAAAAACGTGGTTTTGTTGCCAGCAAGAGCTGGTTCAAGAAATTCAAGAGGAGGTTTGGCCTTCGCAGCGTTCCGTTGTTTGGGGAGGCCACCTCGGCAGACCAAGAGGCAGCTCATCGTTACGTCGAGGACGAGTTCTCGAAATTAATTAAAGAGGGCGGCTATATCCCGAAGCAGGTGTTTAATAAGGATGAAACTGGCCTCTTTTGGAAGAGAATGCCGTCCCGGACGTTCCTTTacaaggacgaagtgaagaagccagggttcaaggcccacaaagaCAGAGTCACTCTGCTCATGTGCGGGAATGCTGCAGGCTTCATGCTCAAGGCCAGCTTAATTTACAAGTCACTGAATCCTCgtgctttgaaaaataaaaacaaagcctAG